One genomic window of Eggerthella timonensis includes the following:
- a CDS encoding response regulator transcription factor: protein MPEGLSRSRDRRSMRMVWKTLRMRHLGLAFFWACSMLTFRSSILLSGPFYTTGYQTLVVIVSFVANMTTLFLVAARMERNPSFYDKLPASAFTACIMAGLGLLAGSGVAASSGFLPGEVALAPLLAGAVLAGVGYGYFWGSWAECLGRMHPSRTSFYLPAVLLLTALLFVAFSFCSEELGVPALLLMLPLPVLSQLCLTRCNREVPSERAALSTDPQRYRTALGSLVSLIVASLVLSCLFGYVWQMTVVSVDSAYEAHRLPLIANVVAAVALIGLVLFARRRIDLALTFKVIVPILVVLFALMPAFWTTNPVELNVVMSACYGVFDVIIWYMVASTAYDLSVSGFVVGGIVRGISIIARLVGIGIGYVVMLIPESPSILVIGVSVGAVYVLAMLALLQNTRHRFSFLNLGNAKAKEESEPAAAQGPEPRQAAAQAATALESGNGEPAPVAAALAEPDGDVFDQISDYYGLTRREAEVLPYLARGRSAKVIAEALFVSESTVRTHTRRILEKTALHSKQDLIDLIEKYE, encoded by the coding sequence ATGCCCGAAGGCCTGTCGCGCTCACGCGATCGACGCAGCATGCGCATGGTGTGGAAGACGCTGCGCATGCGCCATCTCGGGCTCGCGTTCTTCTGGGCGTGCAGCATGCTCACGTTCCGCAGCTCCATCCTGCTGTCGGGGCCCTTCTACACCACCGGGTACCAGACGCTCGTCGTGATCGTGTCGTTCGTCGCCAACATGACCACGCTGTTCCTCGTGGCGGCGCGCATGGAGCGCAACCCCTCGTTCTACGACAAGCTGCCCGCGTCCGCGTTCACCGCGTGCATCATGGCGGGGCTCGGGCTGCTCGCAGGATCGGGCGTGGCCGCAAGCTCCGGCTTCCTGCCCGGCGAGGTGGCGCTCGCGCCGCTTCTGGCGGGCGCGGTGCTGGCGGGCGTGGGCTACGGCTACTTTTGGGGAAGCTGGGCGGAATGCCTCGGGCGCATGCACCCCTCGCGCACGTCGTTCTACCTTCCGGCGGTGCTGCTGCTCACGGCGTTGCTGTTCGTGGCGTTCTCGTTCTGCTCGGAGGAGCTGGGCGTGCCCGCGCTGCTGCTCATGCTGCCCCTTCCCGTGCTGTCGCAGCTGTGCCTGACGCGCTGCAACCGCGAGGTGCCGTCCGAGCGAGCCGCGCTCTCCACGGACCCGCAGCGCTACCGCACGGCGCTCGGCTCGCTCGTGAGCCTCATCGTGGCGAGCCTCGTGCTGTCGTGCCTGTTCGGATACGTATGGCAGATGACCGTGGTGTCGGTGGACTCCGCCTACGAGGCGCATCGGCTGCCGCTCATCGCCAACGTGGTGGCGGCTGTCGCCCTCATCGGCCTCGTGCTGTTCGCGCGCCGGCGCATCGACCTCGCGCTCACGTTCAAGGTGATCGTGCCCATCCTCGTGGTGCTGTTCGCGCTCATGCCGGCGTTTTGGACGACGAACCCGGTGGAGCTCAACGTGGTGATGAGCGCCTGCTACGGCGTGTTCGACGTGATCATCTGGTACATGGTGGCATCCACGGCCTACGACCTATCCGTTTCGGGATTCGTGGTGGGAGGCATCGTGCGCGGCATCTCCATCATCGCGCGCCTCGTGGGCATCGGCATCGGCTACGTGGTCATGCTCATTCCCGAGAGTCCGTCCATCCTGGTCATCGGGGTATCGGTGGGTGCGGTGTACGTGCTGGCCATGCTCGCGTTGCTCCAGAACACGCGCCATCGGTTCTCGTTCCTGAACCTGGGGAACGCCAAGGCCAAGGAGGAGAGCGAACCGGCGGCGGCGCAGGGGCCGGAGCCGCGGCAGGCGGCGGCGCAGGCGGCCACGGCGCTCGAGTCGGGGAACGGGGAGCCCGCCCCTGTCGCCGCGGCACTCGCGGAGCCCGACGGCGACGTGTTCGACCAGATCTCCGACTACTACGGCCTGACGCGTCGCGAGGCGGAGGTGCTCCCCTATCTGGCGCGCGGGCGCTCCGCGAAGGTGATCGCCGAGGCGCTGTTCGTGTCGGAGAGCACCGTGCGCACGCACACGCGGCGTATTTTGGAGAAGACGGCCCTGCACTCGAAGCAGGACCTCATCGACCTCATCGAGAAGTACGAGTGA
- a CDS encoding leucine-rich repeat domain-containing protein: protein MVKTQKRGNGVRRTIKRIKRSTQACLGVLCATLLLVAALPTASDAVGEETQAGSDQQNPAPIAAPMEYGEGVSADEPSTPPAPDAEPETLVEADLPAQGEEAEIPDKDENARSDESIVDVVDEGAQGGSEALDSSSTQEADSYETEPSTPQAVVPNALAAAPLAADPPGFSWTFAGIDDDTCKITGYTGGTITSGTVHVPATNPATNKKVVAIEGGYTKYQNLKCGIDFSQAVNLERIETQAFAGSGLTGALDFSKCAKLTAIGSYAFKDASGVTGVVLPPNLRSIGNYAFMGDGGIGGSLSLPKTLGDLGLQAFDGCKFTSLDIPSDTALSSIPSRAFADNRIAGPLVFPASINTVGSSAFVNSRITAVTFQAGSVSLGSSAFQNNLIANDPISGKVFSTLGAYAFAGNRLSGEISFAKNTTQIPAAGIIADNPGVTKVVLSQSWIVVPDEMFKGLTSLIDVSVPEGNTLHRVGNRAFQGCTSLRSFNFNNAPLLDSISNGNAIGQQAFQGCSSLETVYVGTGVFGSSSVITITLSASAFKDCTSLSYIDIPEPTSGVTKLNVKIGDKAFMNTNLGAFPNPLDPSKPLGYLPLDRRTVISIGASAFENAQLSGVKLPDSLQSVGARAFAGNHMAGLELPRNANLDKPGSVGADILAGQTVDEPAVWGDSAAGGPGKADIILEALHALGLVHDRVDAVGLNVPGVGSNVQPDNVATWKQDHVATYDKALVETAGSTFTYGYEIWRTGGSGPLSHGTVTLQSVDKGVPFEFNYYGDEGFSDLIGTHVQWVGVGHTPVEEMHGIANFGLNKPGYRTQPGAYDAAANAGWRTGPGPGGTGSPVDPETVTAVDGDKPEFYNRWIANSYDVEFDDNWEFMVAQDPKLGKAGPEGATVPDEAWVSGTTTGLAGLTYGRPAALPENGFAMGGYAFVGWATSPDLPEGDRTEGSNFFSPGASIATPDPAPVEGGTVTLYAQWKAVDLGADDPALLGFLSIPQHISLEPSGNRLYSEPTSPDGGPDDHAVTVSAEAEAPGATWPSDQVYQVSVTRPSADAPLLALSGDGDAKVIEVQTLDGGVYDPGVNDADNPGAVPSPLMTIDPSDGAKKAGSFMLASIDPVSVFKPNVRYAGTMTFRVDIVQKGVTP, encoded by the coding sequence ATGGTCAAAACCCAGAAAAGAGGAAACGGCGTTCGCCGAACGATCAAGCGCATCAAGCGAAGCACGCAGGCATGTCTGGGCGTTCTGTGCGCGACGTTGCTGCTGGTCGCAGCGCTCCCGACGGCTTCCGATGCCGTTGGAGAGGAAACGCAAGCGGGCTCTGACCAGCAGAACCCCGCTCCCATCGCGGCGCCGATGGAGTACGGCGAAGGGGTTTCGGCGGACGAGCCGTCGACTCCGCCTGCGCCCGATGCCGAGCCCGAAACGCTTGTGGAGGCCGACCTTCCTGCTCAGGGCGAAGAAGCTGAGATTCCGGATAAGGATGAGAATGCGAGAAGCGATGAGAGCATCGTCGACGTTGTCGACGAAGGTGCGCAAGGCGGTTCCGAAGCGCTCGATTCCAGCTCTACGCAAGAGGCGGACTCGTATGAAACGGAACCCTCGACTCCTCAAGCGGTGGTGCCGAATGCGCTGGCGGCTGCGCCTTTGGCAGCCGACCCTCCGGGATTCTCGTGGACCTTCGCCGGCATCGATGACGACACCTGCAAGATAACCGGCTACACTGGCGGAACCATCACGTCGGGCACGGTGCACGTGCCCGCGACGAATCCGGCTACCAACAAGAAGGTCGTCGCGATCGAGGGAGGGTACACCAAGTACCAGAACCTGAAGTGCGGCATCGACTTCTCCCAAGCGGTCAATCTGGAGCGCATCGAGACGCAGGCATTCGCGGGCTCGGGATTGACAGGCGCGCTCGATTTCTCGAAATGTGCGAAGCTCACGGCCATAGGATCGTATGCCTTCAAGGACGCATCGGGAGTGACGGGCGTGGTCCTCCCCCCGAACCTTAGGTCGATCGGAAACTATGCGTTCATGGGTGACGGGGGGATAGGGGGGTCGCTCTCCCTTCCTAAAACGCTGGGCGATCTTGGGTTGCAGGCGTTTGACGGATGCAAGTTCACGTCGCTCGACATCCCGTCCGACACTGCCCTCAGCTCGATCCCGAGCAGGGCGTTCGCAGATAACAGGATAGCGGGTCCTCTCGTGTTCCCTGCGAGCATAAACACCGTGGGATCCTCTGCCTTCGTCAACAGCCGGATAACCGCCGTTACGTTTCAGGCGGGCTCTGTCTCCCTGGGCAGCAGCGCGTTTCAGAACAACCTCATAGCGAACGATCCCATAAGCGGGAAGGTGTTCTCCACCCTTGGGGCGTACGCGTTCGCGGGCAACAGGCTGTCGGGCGAGATATCGTTCGCCAAGAATACCACTCAGATACCTGCGGCAGGCATCATTGCGGACAACCCCGGGGTGACGAAGGTCGTTCTTTCCCAAAGCTGGATCGTCGTCCCCGACGAGATGTTCAAGGGCCTCACGAGCCTGATAGACGTTTCCGTGCCCGAGGGCAATACGCTTCACCGCGTCGGAAACCGAGCTTTCCAGGGTTGCACCAGCCTCAGATCCTTCAATTTCAACAACGCTCCCTTGTTGGATAGCATAAGTAACGGGAACGCCATCGGGCAGCAGGCGTTTCAGGGCTGCTCCTCGCTCGAAACCGTGTACGTGGGAACCGGTGTCTTCGGATCCTCTTCAGTGATCACCATCACGTTGAGCGCATCCGCCTTCAAGGACTGCACCTCGCTCTCGTACATCGATATCCCGGAACCGACGAGCGGGGTGACGAAGCTCAACGTCAAGATCGGCGACAAGGCGTTCATGAACACGAACCTCGGCGCGTTTCCGAACCCCCTCGATCCGAGCAAGCCCCTGGGCTACCTCCCCCTCGACCGCCGTACGGTGATTTCGATTGGCGCTTCTGCATTCGAGAACGCTCAGCTGAGCGGCGTCAAGCTGCCCGACTCGCTGCAATCGGTAGGCGCTCGGGCCTTCGCGGGCAACCACATGGCCGGTCTTGAACTGCCGCGCAATGCGAACCTCGACAAGCCGGGAAGCGTCGGCGCAGACATCTTGGCCGGTCAAACGGTGGACGAGCCCGCCGTCTGGGGCGACTCGGCCGCGGGCGGGCCGGGCAAGGCCGATATCATCCTCGAGGCGCTCCATGCGCTAGGGTTGGTGCACGACCGGGTGGACGCGGTCGGGCTGAACGTACCGGGCGTCGGCTCGAACGTTCAGCCCGACAACGTCGCTACGTGGAAGCAGGATCATGTGGCGACGTACGATAAGGCCCTCGTCGAGACGGCGGGCTCCACGTTCACGTACGGCTACGAGATATGGCGCACGGGAGGCTCGGGGCCGCTCTCGCACGGTACGGTGACGCTGCAATCGGTGGACAAAGGCGTGCCGTTCGAGTTCAACTACTACGGCGACGAGGGCTTCTCCGATTTGATCGGCACGCACGTCCAATGGGTGGGCGTAGGGCACACCCCCGTCGAAGAGATGCACGGGATCGCGAACTTCGGCCTGAACAAACCTGGGTACCGCACGCAGCCGGGTGCCTATGACGCCGCGGCGAACGCAGGGTGGAGAACCGGCCCCGGGCCGGGCGGGACGGGTTCGCCGGTGGATCCCGAGACCGTGACGGCCGTGGACGGCGACAAGCCCGAGTTCTACAACCGGTGGATCGCGAACTCCTACGACGTCGAGTTCGACGACAACTGGGAGTTCATGGTCGCACAGGACCCGAAGCTCGGCAAGGCCGGCCCGGAGGGCGCAACCGTGCCTGACGAGGCTTGGGTCTCCGGTACGACGACCGGCCTTGCGGGCCTGACGTACGGCCGGCCCGCAGCGCTTCCCGAGAACGGGTTCGCCATGGGCGGTTACGCGTTCGTCGGCTGGGCGACCTCGCCCGACCTGCCCGAGGGCGACCGCACGGAGGGGTCGAACTTCTTCTCCCCGGGCGCTTCGATCGCCACGCCCGATCCTGCGCCTGTCGAGGGCGGCACGGTGACGCTCTACGCGCAGTGGAAGGCCGTAGACTTGGGAGCCGACGACCCTGCGCTGCTTGGATTCCTCTCGATCCCCCAGCACATCTCGCTGGAGCCTTCCGGCAACAGGCTCTACTCCGAGCCGACTTCGCCGGATGGCGGTCCGGACGATCACGCGGTGACCGTTTCGGCCGAGGCGGAAGCCCCCGGTGCGACGTGGCCTTCCGACCAGGTGTACCAGGTGTCGGTGACGCGCCCGTCTGCGGATGCGCCCCTGCTCGCGCTCTCGGGCGATGGAGATGCCAAGGTGATCGAGGTGCAGACGCTTGATGGAGGCGTGTACGATCCCGGGGTCAACGATGCCGACAACCCGGGCGCGGTTCCGTCACCGCTCATGACGATCGATCCGAGCGACGGGGCGAAGAAAGCGGGATCTTTCATGCTGGCAAGCATCGACCCGGTCAGCGTGTTCAAGCCGAACGTCCGCTATGCGGGCACGATGACGTTCCGCGTCGACATCGTGCAGAAGGGGGTGACCCCATGA
- a CDS encoding aspartate/glutamate racemase family protein, with protein MNPALFKPCTVGIVRVITQDQERTDAHGRLVERAFSQVRTISRCIPDQPEGVHDADTLRGAEPKVVALARQLVELGADGIIVSCADDPGVAETRAVLDVPVVGAGESMAAAAARHEGRVGVIGITPEAPPAFRRMLGARLLANLVPDGVRDTRDLNTLAGQRAAIATARRLRSEGASVIALACTGFSTIELAPMLEGAAGIPVLDPVMCETLALLRALGK; from the coding sequence ATGAACCCCGCCCTTTTCAAGCCCTGCACCGTCGGCATCGTCCGCGTCATCACCCAGGACCAGGAGCGCACCGATGCGCATGGGCGGCTCGTCGAGCGAGCTTTTTCACAGGTGCGCACGATATCGCGCTGCATCCCCGACCAGCCCGAAGGCGTGCACGATGCCGACACGTTGCGCGGAGCAGAGCCGAAAGTGGTTGCGCTCGCCCGCCAGCTGGTCGAGCTGGGCGCCGACGGCATCATCGTGAGCTGTGCCGACGATCCTGGCGTGGCCGAAACGCGCGCCGTCTTAGACGTGCCGGTGGTGGGCGCGGGCGAGAGCATGGCCGCTGCCGCCGCGCGCCACGAGGGCCGCGTGGGCGTCATCGGCATCACGCCCGAAGCGCCGCCCGCGTTCAGACGCATGCTGGGGGCGCGCTTGCTGGCGAACCTCGTGCCCGACGGGGTGCGCGACACGCGCGATCTGAACACGCTCGCAGGTCAGCGCGCCGCGATCGCGACGGCTCGCAGGCTGCGCAGCGAGGGCGCATCGGTCATCGCGCTTGCGTGCACGGGGTTTTCGACCATCGAGCTGGCGCCGATGCTGGAAGGCGCAGCCGGCATCCCCGTGCTCGACCCCGTGATGTGCGAGACGCTCGCGCTGCTGCGCGCGCTTGGCAAGTAG
- a CDS encoding EAL domain-containing protein, translated as MSAGGGASPCYECDGLTGLETRAGFLAHVDELVSAHPRIRYVLVCVDVDRFCAYNARFGYDAGDTLLVLLSDALSRLLSPESAAARLYADRFALLVPRELLDEAVFLARFSYRPEGAFCSVRSGVYEVEGHDLDAAGMLDNALLALRAAKHGAGESRVRTYRAELRDEAYFFQDIVREFAPSLREGLISPRFQPIVSCPDNRLAGVEILARWNRVTGSYPSPARFVPVLEETGFIVELDMHMIVRALVHLREWIDAGLKAVPVSVNVSRLSLRVPDLLRRIEALLRAYRLPSRLLRLEVSERAWSIDSAQLKASLAELRDAGLSVAVDDFGAGSTSLESLAGSPVDVVKIDKVFLRTQMSERDGAVIRSLVQLAHDLGLAVTVEGVETEEQAAFLRDVGVDCAQGFLYAPPLDRASFEERLAGGGG; from the coding sequence ATGTCAGCGGGGGGGGGGGCTTCACCGTGCTATGAGTGCGACGGCTTAACCGGGCTCGAAACGCGCGCTGGTTTTCTCGCGCATGTGGACGAGCTCGTCTCGGCGCATCCGCGCATCCGTTACGTTCTCGTATGCGTCGACGTCGATAGGTTCTGCGCGTACAACGCGCGTTTCGGCTACGACGCCGGCGACACCCTGCTCGTGTTGCTCAGCGACGCTCTTTCCCGCTTGCTGAGCCCCGAAAGCGCGGCGGCGCGCCTGTACGCGGACCGCTTCGCCCTGCTCGTTCCCCGAGAGCTTCTGGACGAGGCCGTGTTCCTCGCCCGTTTTTCGTATCGTCCCGAAGGCGCGTTCTGCAGCGTCCGGTCGGGCGTGTACGAAGTCGAGGGCCATGACCTCGACGCGGCCGGCATGCTCGACAATGCGCTGCTCGCCCTTCGGGCGGCGAAGCACGGCGCAGGCGAGAGCCGGGTGCGCACCTATCGTGCCGAGCTGCGCGACGAGGCGTACTTCTTCCAGGACATCGTCCGCGAGTTCGCTCCCTCCTTGCGCGAGGGCTTGATCAGCCCGCGGTTCCAGCCGATCGTATCGTGTCCGGACAACCGCTTGGCGGGGGTGGAGATCCTCGCGCGCTGGAATCGCGTCACGGGTAGTTATCCAAGTCCTGCCCGGTTCGTGCCCGTGCTCGAGGAAACCGGGTTCATCGTCGAGCTCGACATGCACATGATCGTGCGCGCGCTCGTTCATCTGCGGGAATGGATCGATGCGGGGCTGAAGGCGGTCCCCGTGTCGGTCAATGTGTCCCGCCTCTCCCTCCGCGTGCCGGACCTGCTGCGCAGGATCGAGGCTTTGCTGCGCGCATACCGCCTCCCGTCGCGCTTGCTCAGATTGGAAGTGTCCGAACGGGCGTGGAGCATCGACAGCGCGCAGCTCAAAGCGTCGCTTGCGGAATTGCGCGACGCCGGTCTCTCCGTTGCGGTCGACGATTTCGGCGCGGGATCGACGTCGCTCGAGTCTTTGGCGGGCTCTCCCGTCGATGTCGTCAAGATCGACAAAGTGTTTCTGCGCACGCAGATGTCCGAGCGCGACGGGGCAGTCATCAGGTCCCTCGTGCAGCTGGCCCATGATCTGGGTCTGGCCGTCACCGTCGAGGGCGTTGAAACCGAGGAGCAGGCCGCGTTCCTCAGGGATGTGGGAGTCGATTGCGCGCAAGGGTTCCTGTACGCGCCCCCGCTCGATAGGGCTTCGTTCGAGGAGCGCCTGGCCGGGGGGGGGGGCTGA
- a CDS encoding NADH:flavin oxidoreductase: MSVLFEELQIGTLRARNRFVRAATYEALATDDGHLTPELRAVYEELAGGGVGTIIVSYAYVTREEQPNPRMLGIYDDSFVAEYRKLVDDLHQRGARVVSQIVYGGSATKLDPPSARILGPSAVAHPKTGIIPVEASATDLRVLADAFADAAARAQAAGFDGVELHAAHGYLLSQFLNPLLNRRADEYGGSLENRARFLVEVVDAVRARAGAEFPLLVKLNSSDGVAGGLTEDDSIEVAKLLAARGVSAIEVSGNWRACRAKDYAGEPFFAAYAQRLVREADIPVILTGGNRRFAAMERLAIEDGIAGFGLCRPLICEPDLPNLWMGDRAYAPRCVSCNGCSSSPGHRCILP, translated from the coding sequence ATGAGCGTCTTGTTCGAGGAGTTGCAGATCGGGACGCTGCGGGCGAGGAACCGGTTCGTACGAGCGGCCACCTACGAGGCGCTGGCCACCGACGACGGGCATCTGACGCCGGAGCTGCGCGCCGTCTACGAGGAGCTCGCCGGAGGCGGGGTGGGCACGATCATCGTGAGCTATGCATACGTCACGCGCGAGGAGCAGCCGAACCCGCGTATGCTCGGCATCTACGACGACTCGTTCGTTGCCGAATACCGAAAGCTCGTCGATGATCTGCATCAACGCGGGGCGCGCGTCGTGTCGCAAATCGTGTACGGCGGCTCGGCGACGAAGCTGGATCCGCCGAGCGCGCGCATCCTCGGGCCGTCGGCCGTCGCCCATCCGAAGACCGGCATCATCCCGGTCGAAGCGAGCGCGACCGACCTGCGGGTGCTCGCGGATGCGTTCGCCGACGCAGCCGCGCGCGCTCAGGCCGCGGGATTCGACGGCGTGGAGCTGCACGCGGCGCACGGCTACCTGCTCAGCCAGTTCTTGAACCCGCTGCTCAACCGGCGCGCAGACGAGTACGGCGGTTCTCTCGAGAACCGCGCCCGTTTCCTCGTCGAGGTCGTCGACGCCGTCCGAGCGCGGGCGGGCGCGGAGTTCCCGCTGCTCGTGAAGTTGAACAGTTCCGACGGCGTGGCGGGAGGCCTGACCGAGGACGACAGCATCGAGGTGGCGAAGCTGCTTGCGGCGCGCGGTGTGTCGGCCATCGAGGTGAGCGGGAACTGGCGCGCCTGCCGTGCGAAGGACTATGCCGGCGAGCCGTTCTTCGCCGCCTATGCGCAGCGGCTCGTGCGCGAGGCGGACATCCCCGTGATCCTCACGGGAGGCAACCGTCGCTTCGCCGCGATGGAGCGCCTTGCGATCGAAGACGGCATCGCCGGGTTCGGCTTATGCCGTCCGCTCATCTGCGAACCGGATTTGCCGAACCTCTGGATGGGCGATCGAGCGTATGCGCCGCGCTGCGTCTCGTGCAACGGCTGCAGCTCGTCGCCCGGCCACCGCTGCATCCTGCCCTGA
- a CDS encoding molecular chaperone TorD family protein yields MVDVENDTILIGLLACAPVFTTGSAGDATEAEGEGSCCNELETVRLPEDVRRSLAACGLAVPDPVDDAARRMVEREVLTPGMPLAAMPVESLYKPWTSLPGSQFGGARGMYLGDAARHVQALYDALQVEVPERFAAMPDHLTLLCELLALYVEAGNEEAARLLARDHFDWLDAYDAALGERAEQAASASAFDEEARAALARGIGQVRAYVALLGELAQRIGQDAPMPDEAKTAPTREERKEAK; encoded by the coding sequence ATGGTCGACGTGGAAAATGATACCATACTGATAGGATTACTGGCGTGCGCTCCGGTTTTCACGACCGGTTCAGCCGGCGACGCGACGGAAGCCGAAGGGGAGGGCTCGTGCTGCAACGAGCTCGAAACCGTCCGGCTGCCCGAGGACGTCCGGCGCTCGCTCGCCGCATGCGGCCTCGCCGTCCCCGATCCGGTGGACGATGCCGCTCGCCGCATGGTGGAGCGCGAGGTGCTCACGCCGGGCATGCCGCTCGCGGCCATGCCGGTGGAGTCGCTCTACAAGCCTTGGACGTCTCTGCCGGGCTCGCAGTTCGGCGGAGCGCGCGGGATGTACCTGGGCGACGCGGCACGCCACGTGCAGGCGCTCTACGATGCGCTTCAGGTGGAGGTGCCGGAGCGTTTCGCGGCGATGCCCGACCATCTGACGCTTCTGTGCGAGCTGCTCGCGCTCTACGTGGAAGCGGGCAACGAGGAGGCTGCCCGCCTTCTTGCACGGGATCATTTCGACTGGCTCGACGCCTACGACGCAGCGCTCGGCGAGCGCGCGGAGCAGGCGGCCTCGGCTTCGGCCTTCGACGAGGAGGCGCGCGCCGCCTTGGCGCGCGGCATCGGCCAGGTGCGCGCGTACGTTGCGCTTCTGGGCGAGCTCGCGCAACGCATAGGGCAGGACGCGCCGATGCCGGACGAGGCGAAAACGGCACCAACAAGGGAGGAAAGGAAGGAAGCGAAATGA
- a CDS encoding SanA/YdcF family protein, with translation MLGLVLGCMLVVVAVFAVTNVVTVVSTKDRIVEPQAAEGYNADAIVVLGASVFADGTPSGILQDRLDDGIALYKVGAAPKLIMSGDNSTVSYNEVQVMKDYAISQGVPSQDIFCDHAGFSTYESMYRAKNVFGAQRIVVATQTYHLYRALYAAQGLGLEAIGVASDYHDYSKQFQYDLREVPARTKDFFKTLFQVPSTFVGDPISLNQSGDVTEG, from the coding sequence ATGCTGGGTTTGGTGCTCGGATGCATGCTCGTGGTCGTTGCCGTGTTCGCGGTGACGAACGTGGTGACCGTCGTCAGCACGAAGGACCGCATCGTCGAGCCTCAGGCGGCGGAGGGCTACAACGCCGACGCCATCGTGGTGCTGGGCGCGTCCGTGTTCGCCGATGGAACGCCGTCGGGCATCTTGCAGGATCGTCTCGACGACGGCATCGCTCTGTACAAGGTAGGCGCGGCGCCGAAGCTCATCATGAGCGGCGACAACAGCACCGTATCGTACAACGAGGTGCAAGTGATGAAGGACTACGCCATTTCCCAAGGCGTGCCGAGCCAGGATATCTTCTGCGACCATGCCGGGTTCTCCACGTACGAGAGCATGTACCGCGCGAAGAACGTGTTCGGCGCGCAGCGCATAGTCGTAGCCACCCAGACCTACCACCTGTACCGCGCGCTGTACGCCGCGCAGGGCCTCGGCCTCGAGGCCATCGGCGTGGCCAGCGACTACCACGATTATTCCAAGCAGTTCCAGTACGACCTGCGCGAGGTGCCTGCGCGCACCAAGGACTTCTTCAAGACGCTGTTCCAGGTGCCCTCGACGTTCGTGGGCGACCCCATCAGCCTCAACCAGTCCGGCGACGTCACCGAGGGATAG